In Chryseobacterium gotjawalense, the following are encoded in one genomic region:
- the uvrA gene encoding excinuclease ABC subunit UvrA produces MKDPKEYIEVYGAREHNLKNIDVKIPRNELVVITGLSGSGKSSLAFDTIFAEGQRRYIETFSAYARQFLGGLERPDVDKIDGLSPVIAIEQKTTNKNPRSTVGTVTELYDFLRLLFARVSDAYSLTTGQRLVSYTEEQILEAIKNNYKGEKVMLLAPAVRSRKGHYHELFVQMAKKGYGQARIDGEILDIEYDLKLDRYKTHDIDIVIDRWIIGENASETRMEQSLKTALHMGEGVIGIQKLASENIEYFSKNLMDADTGHSLSLPEPNTFSFNSPKGSCPYCKGLGMVKKVNTDYFVENPKLSINQGGLLPLEDIKSNKWILGQIKNILEIFGLSMATPIKDIPKEALDYIYNGCHKEINKDLKLAGINKKIKVNFDGLISLINEMIDDKESYDATLLERHFTTEEVCPDCNGARLQASSLSFKIDGKNIAEINALSLLDLKEWLIQVEDKFSKNNKIIAHEILKEIKTRLQFLLDVGLDYLSLSRSSRTLSGGESQRIRLATQIGSQLVNVLYILDEPSIGLHQRDNERLIASLKNLRDIGNSVIVVEHDKDMIMEADEVLDIGPRAGKFGGEVLWQGKPKDLLNADTITADYLTGKRKIEVPEVRREGNGKTLTLKGATGNNLKNVNLEIPLGKLVVVTGISGSGKSSLINGTLYPILNQHFYRAVKEPLPYKKFEGIDNIDKIVDVDQTPIGRTPRSNPATYTGMFTDIRNLFAELPESKIRGYKAGRFSFNVKGGRCETCQGGGLKVIEMNFLPDVYVHCETCNGKRFNRETLEVRYKGKSISDVLEMTIDEATEFFQPIPKIFSKVKTMQDVGLGYITLGQQSTTLSGGEAQRIKLATELSKRQTGNTLYILDEPTTGLHFEDVKVLMDAINKLVELGNSFIIIEHNLDVIKLADHIIDIGPEGGYRGGEIIAKGTPEEVAKSKKSLTAKFLKRELNS; encoded by the coding sequence ATGAAAGATCCTAAAGAATATATAGAAGTTTACGGTGCCCGTGAACATAATTTAAAAAACATCGATGTTAAAATTCCGCGCAATGAACTGGTCGTAATCACCGGGCTTTCAGGAAGTGGGAAATCATCCTTGGCTTTTGATACGATTTTTGCGGAAGGTCAGCGAAGATATATCGAAACTTTTTCGGCGTATGCCAGACAATTTCTCGGCGGTCTGGAAAGACCGGATGTTGATAAAATCGACGGACTTTCTCCCGTGATCGCCATTGAACAGAAAACAACGAATAAAAATCCGCGTTCTACCGTAGGAACCGTAACGGAACTGTATGACTTTTTGCGTCTGCTTTTTGCCAGAGTTTCAGATGCGTATTCTTTAACGACCGGGCAAAGATTGGTAAGTTACACCGAGGAACAGATTTTAGAGGCCATTAAAAATAATTATAAAGGGGAGAAAGTAATGTTGCTTGCTCCGGCAGTTCGTTCCCGAAAAGGGCATTACCACGAACTTTTTGTGCAGATGGCTAAGAAAGGATATGGCCAGGCAAGAATTGATGGCGAGATTCTGGATATTGAATATGATCTAAAGCTCGACCGTTATAAAACCCACGATATCGATATTGTGATTGACCGTTGGATTATCGGGGAGAATGCGTCTGAAACCAGAATGGAACAATCATTAAAAACTGCTTTGCACATGGGTGAAGGAGTGATTGGGATTCAAAAATTAGCAAGTGAAAATATAGAATATTTCTCTAAAAATTTAATGGATGCCGACACCGGACATTCATTGTCTTTGCCGGAACCGAATACCTTTTCGTTTAACTCGCCGAAAGGAAGTTGTCCTTATTGCAAAGGGTTAGGCATGGTGAAGAAAGTGAATACCGATTATTTTGTCGAAAATCCGAAACTTTCTATCAACCAGGGTGGTTTACTCCCGTTAGAAGACATTAAATCCAACAAATGGATTCTGGGTCAGATTAAAAATATCTTAGAGATTTTTGGTCTTTCTATGGCCACGCCGATCAAGGATATTCCGAAAGAAGCCCTGGATTACATCTACAACGGTTGCCACAAAGAAATCAATAAAGATTTAAAACTTGCGGGAATTAATAAGAAAATCAAAGTCAATTTTGACGGTTTAATTTCCTTGATTAATGAAATGATTGATGACAAAGAAAGCTACGATGCTACTTTGTTAGAACGCCATTTCACCACAGAAGAGGTTTGTCCGGACTGTAATGGAGCCCGTTTGCAGGCGTCCAGTTTAAGTTTTAAAATCGATGGGAAAAATATCGCAGAAATTAATGCTTTATCGCTTCTTGATTTAAAGGAATGGTTGATTCAGGTTGAAGATAAGTTCAGCAAAAACAATAAAATCATCGCTCACGAAATTCTAAAAGAAATCAAAACCAGACTTCAGTTTCTGCTAGATGTCGGTTTGGATTATCTGAGTTTGAGCAGAAGTTCCAGAACACTTTCCGGTGGGGAATCTCAGAGGATTCGCTTGGCAACACAAATCGGTTCGCAATTGGTTAATGTGCTTTATATTTTAGATGAACCGTCGATTGGTTTGCACCAAAGAGATAACGAAAGACTGATCGCATCTTTGAAAAATTTACGCGACATTGGGAATTCTGTAATCGTTGTTGAACACGACAAAGATATGATTATGGAAGCCGATGAGGTTTTGGATATTGGCCCGCGTGCAGGGAAATTCGGTGGTGAAGTTCTTTGGCAGGGAAAACCGAAAGATTTATTAAATGCCGATACCATCACCGCGGATTATCTGACCGGAAAACGCAAAATAGAAGTTCCGGAAGTTCGCAGAGAAGGAAACGGAAAAACACTAACTTTAAAAGGTGCGACTGGAAATAATCTGAAGAATGTCAATTTAGAAATTCCACTTGGGAAACTCGTTGTAGTGACAGGGATTTCAGGAAGTGGAAAATCTTCTTTAATTAATGGGACTTTGTACCCAATTTTAAATCAGCATTTTTACAGAGCCGTAAAAGAACCTTTACCCTATAAAAAATTTGAAGGAATTGACAACATCGACAAAATAGTTGATGTGGATCAAACACCGATTGGCAGAACGCCGCGGTCCAATCCCGCAACTTATACCGGCATGTTTACCGATATCAGGAATCTTTTTGCTGAACTTCCGGAGTCTAAAATCCGTGGTTACAAAGCAGGACGGTTCTCCTTTAATGTAAAAGGCGGGCGTTGTGAAACCTGTCAGGGTGGAGGTTTGAAAGTGATTGAAATGAATTTCCTGCCTGATGTGTACGTTCATTGCGAAACCTGTAATGGCAAACGTTTTAACCGCGAAACTTTAGAAGTCCGTTACAAAGGAAAATCCATTTCTGATGTGTTGGAAATGACCATCGATGAAGCTACAGAATTCTTCCAGCCGATTCCTAAGATCTTTTCAAAAGTAAAAACCATGCAGGATGTTGGTTTGGGATATATCACGCTGGGACAGCAATCCACAACTTTGAGTGGAGGAGAAGCGCAACGAATTAAACTCGCCACAGAATTATCAAAAAGACAAACCGGAAATACTTTGTATATTCTGGATGAACCAACAACCGGATTGCATTTCGAAGATGTAAAAGTGTTGATGGACGCCATCAATAAATTGGTCGAACTGGGGAATTCGTTTATTATCATTGAACATAATTTAGATGTAATTAAATTGGCAGATCATATCATCGACATCGGTCCGGAAGGTGGTTACCGCGGTGGAGAAATCATTGCCAAAGGAACTCCCGAAGAAGTCGCCAAATCAAAAAAATCTTTGACTGCGAAATTCTTAAAAAGAGAATTAAACAGTTAA
- a CDS encoding DUF421 domain-containing protein yields MNPFLDVALRSLAVYLFMFAAIRVFGKNQLSQLNAGDIVLLLLISNAVQNAMVGSNVSLEGGLVAALVLFVANFIVKKIIFTNPKIKSFVESDPIILIKDGVVDNVKMKEQEVSFDELEEAVREHGVEKIVDVKLAVLEVDGNISVISIDKETGSIKFSRRRRKFPRKSHKF; encoded by the coding sequence ATGAATCCATTTCTTGATGTCGCTTTACGGAGTCTCGCAGTCTATCTTTTTATGTTTGCCGCAATCCGGGTTTTTGGCAAGAATCAACTTTCGCAGTTAAATGCGGGTGATATTGTGTTGCTTCTTTTGATTTCCAATGCCGTGCAGAATGCGATGGTGGGTTCTAATGTAAGTTTAGAAGGAGGTTTGGTTGCGGCACTGGTCTTATTTGTAGCCAATTTTATCGTTAAAAAAATAATTTTCACTAATCCGAAAATTAAAAGTTTCGTAGAATCTGATCCTATCATTTTAATCAAAGACGGCGTTGTGGATAATGTAAAAATGAAAGAACAGGAAGTTAGTTTTGATGAACTGGAAGAAGCGGTCAGAGAGCATGGCGTTGAAAAAATCGTCGATGTGAAACTGGCAGTTTTGGAAGTTGACGGCAATATCAGTGTAATTTCAATCGACAAAGAAACCGGTTCCATCAAATTTTCACGCCGCCGTAGAAAGTTCCCCAGAAAAAGCCATAAGTTTTAA
- a CDS encoding GNAT family N-acetyltransferase: MNYEIRPMRPEDGDKVLEIFQQGINGGNATFDKVAPAWEAWDTKHFNVCRFVLENETDEVVGWCALQPISNRDCFKGVAEVSIYLDASVQGKGLGTVMMKKLILDSEENGFWTLQAAIFPENTVSVKIHEKHGFKMIGTRERIGEMNGNWRNIVLLERRSRVVGI, translated from the coding sequence ATGAATTACGAAATACGACCAATGCGTCCCGAAGATGGCGATAAAGTTTTAGAGATTTTTCAACAGGGAATTAACGGTGGAAATGCTACATTCGATAAAGTGGCACCTGCCTGGGAAGCCTGGGATACCAAACATTTTAATGTCTGCCGTTTCGTCTTAGAAAATGAAACTGATGAAGTGGTGGGTTGGTGCGCCTTACAACCCATCAGCAATCGCGATTGTTTTAAAGGTGTTGCCGAAGTCAGCATTTATTTAGACGCTTCAGTTCAGGGAAAAGGACTGGGAACAGTGATGATGAAAAAACTGATTCTCGATAGTGAAGAAAATGGTTTCTGGACTTTGCAGGCCGCAATATTTCCCGAGAATACAGTGAGCGTGAAAATCCATGAAAAGCATGGTTTCAAGATGATCGGAACAAGAGAAAGAATTGGCGAAATGAACGGGAATTGGCGAAATATTGTGTTGCTCGAAAGAAGAAGCAGGGTGGTAGGAATTTAG
- a CDS encoding NAD(P)/FAD-dependent oxidoreductase, translating into MPKEFQFQVSPQVAASEDLLAQQVGKFCNISPKEIQKVVVLKRSFDARQKAVKVNVKGNVFLLGEEYIPSKIELPHYPNVANQQEVIVVGAGPAGLFAALQLIELGLKPIILERGKEVRGRRRDLKAINVDGIVNEDSNYCFGEGGAGTYSDGKLYTRSKKRGDIDRILELFVGFGATPDIMVDAHPHIGTNKLPQIIQDIREKIIACGGEVLFETRVTDFVVKNNEMQGVVLQNGNIISANKVILATGHSARDIFELLHKKNILIEAKPFALGVRAEHPQELIDKIQYSCDYRGEFLPPAPYSVVKQVNGRGMYSFCMCPGGIIAPCATSPGEVVTNGWSPSKRDQSTANSGIVVELKLEDFKPFQKFGPLAGMEFQKAIEQKAWHLAGETQKVPAQRMVDFTQNKISQNIPKTSYVPGTASIEMGEVFPGFLSQIMRQGFVEFGKSMKGYMTNEAVLHAPESRTSSPVRIPRDHYSLQHVQIKGLYPCGEGAGYAGGIISAAIDGEKCALKVAESLNLK; encoded by the coding sequence ATGCCAAAAGAATTTCAATTTCAAGTATCACCCCAAGTTGCTGCCAGCGAAGATTTATTAGCACAACAGGTCGGAAAATTCTGTAATATAAGTCCGAAAGAAATTCAGAAAGTAGTGGTTTTAAAACGCTCTTTTGATGCCCGGCAAAAGGCGGTAAAAGTAAATGTTAAGGGAAATGTTTTTTTACTTGGTGAAGAATATATTCCTTCTAAAATAGAATTACCTCATTATCCGAATGTTGCCAATCAACAGGAAGTGATTGTCGTAGGAGCTGGTCCGGCGGGATTATTTGCTGCTTTACAATTGATTGAGTTGGGACTGAAACCCATCATTTTAGAGCGTGGAAAAGAGGTGCGGGGCCGTCGCCGGGATTTGAAAGCCATTAATGTTGACGGGATTGTAAATGAAGATTCTAATTATTGCTTTGGCGAAGGTGGTGCCGGAACTTACTCGGACGGAAAATTATATACCCGTTCAAAAAAGCGCGGTGATATCGATCGGATTTTAGAACTTTTTGTCGGTTTTGGAGCCACTCCAGATATTATGGTCGATGCCCATCCCCATATTGGAACCAACAAATTGCCCCAAATTATTCAGGATATCCGTGAAAAAATTATCGCTTGTGGCGGAGAAGTTTTATTTGAAACCCGTGTCACTGATTTTGTAGTGAAAAATAACGAAATGCAGGGTGTTGTTCTTCAAAATGGAAACATCATTTCGGCCAATAAAGTTATTTTGGCAACGGGACATTCCGCACGGGATATTTTTGAACTGCTACATAAAAAGAATATTCTGATTGAAGCCAAACCTTTTGCTTTGGGCGTGCGCGCTGAACATCCACAGGAACTGATTGATAAAATACAATATTCCTGCGATTATCGTGGTGAGTTTTTGCCACCTGCACCGTATTCTGTGGTGAAACAGGTCAATGGCCGCGGGATGTATTCGTTTTGTATGTGTCCAGGTGGTATAATAGCGCCTTGTGCGACGAGTCCTGGTGAAGTGGTGACGAATGGTTGGTCGCCTTCGAAAAGAGATCAGTCCACCGCAAATTCAGGAATTGTGGTCGAACTGAAATTAGAAGATTTCAAACCTTTTCAAAAATTCGGACCTTTAGCGGGAATGGAATTTCAGAAAGCAATTGAGCAGAAAGCTTGGCATTTAGCCGGCGAAACTCAAAAAGTTCCTGCCCAAAGAATGGTTGATTTTACCCAAAATAAAATTTCACAAAATATTCCAAAAACATCTTATGTTCCAGGAACTGCTTCAATTGAAATGGGTGAAGTTTTCCCAGGATTTTTAAGTCAGATTATGAGACAGGGTTTTGTCGAATTTGGAAAATCGATGAAAGGGTATATGACGAATGAAGCTGTTTTGCATGCACCGGAAAGCAGAACTTCTTCACCGGTTCGGATTCCCCGTGATCACTATTCTTTGCAACATGTTCAGATCAAAGGTTTGTATCCGTGTGGAGAAGGCGCAGGATATGCAGGTGGAATAATTTCTGCTGCAATTGATGGGGAAAAATGTGCTTTGAAAGTGGCGGAAAGTTTAAATTTAAAATAG
- a CDS encoding DUF6952 family protein: MKLPVIRQFYQTQSVENLEKTLEVIEAFTEFRGTTEEDLNVAGELITNICGALEVHADVATGMAERDALNSFAQKVLGSIDK, from the coding sequence ATGAAATTACCTGTAATCAGACAGTTTTATCAAACTCAGTCTGTAGAAAATTTAGAAAAAACTTTAGAAGTTATTGAAGCTTTTACAGAATTCAGAGGAACAACAGAAGAAGATCTGAACGTTGCCGGAGAATTGATTACCAATATCTGTGGCGCGCTCGAAGTTCATGCAGATGTTGCGACTGGAATGGCAGAAAGAGATGCGCTGAACTCTTTTGCTCAAAAGGTTTTAGGTTCGATCGACAAGTAG
- a CDS encoding thioredoxin family protein has translation MYTELADDTLQQIVADNDKVVVQYGATWCGNCRIMKPKFKKLAAENEDIPFLYVDAEKLPESRKLAKVDNLPTFAIFSKGELVNQVQSNQAESLINLFKELN, from the coding sequence ATGTATACCGAATTAGCAGATGATACTTTGCAGCAGATCGTAGCAGACAACGATAAAGTTGTGGTGCAATACGGTGCAACATGGTGCGGAAACTGCCGGATTATGAAACCTAAATTCAAAAAATTGGCGGCAGAAAATGAAGACATTCCTTTTCTATACGTCGATGCTGAAAAATTACCGGAAAGCAGAAAATTAGCAAAAGTAGATAATTTACCAACGTTCGCTATTTTCAGTAAAGGAGAACTGGTGAATCAGGTTCAATCGAATCAGGCAGAGAGTCTTATTAATCTTTTTAAAGAACTTAATTAA
- a CDS encoding peroxiredoxin has product MSLVGKKFPNISIDAMSEMGDDLKINIFEEATKNEKKVLLFWYPKDFTFVCPTELHAFQEALGEFEKRNTQVIGASCDTNEVHFAWLNTPKDNGGIEGVTYPILADTHRQLANILGIVDQDFDYDEEGNESFTGSNVTYRATYLVDETGKIFHEAVNDMPLGRNVKEFLRLIDAYTHVQKHGEVCPANWEEGKDAMKANRTSTAEYLASHKN; this is encoded by the coding sequence ATGTCATTAGTAGGAAAAAAATTCCCAAACATCTCCATCGATGCAATGTCTGAAATGGGTGATGATTTAAAAATCAACATCTTTGAAGAAGCAACCAAGAACGAAAAAAAAGTTCTTTTATTCTGGTATCCAAAAGATTTCACTTTTGTTTGCCCGACTGAACTTCACGCTTTTCAGGAGGCTTTAGGTGAATTTGAAAAAAGAAATACCCAAGTAATCGGTGCTTCCTGTGATACCAACGAGGTACATTTCGCATGGTTAAACACCCCAAAAGACAACGGTGGAATCGAAGGAGTTACTTACCCGATCTTGGCAGATACGCACAGACAGTTAGCAAACATTTTGGGAATTGTAGATCAGGATTTCGATTATGATGAAGAAGGAAACGAATCTTTCACCGGATCAAACGTGACTTACAGAGCTACTTATTTGGTAGACGAAACAGGAAAAATCTTCCACGAAGCAGTAAATGATATGCCATTAGGAAGAAATGTGAAAGAATTTTTAAGATTAATCGACGCTTACACTCACGTTCAAAAACACGGTGAAGTTTGTCCTGCAAACTGGGAAGAAGGAAAAGATGCGATGAAAGCAAACAGAACTTCTACCGCAGAATATTTAGCGTCTCACAAAAACTAA
- a CDS encoding heme-binding domain-containing protein: protein MKKVLIIIIVAFILIQFFPIDKNNPVATPQMDFLKIKNTPEKTANLIRNACYDCHSNETKYPWYASTQPFGWFLESHIKDGRKDLNFSTFATYETKRQIKKLKEAVEMMEKNEMPLDSYVILHPEAKLNAADKKQVIDYFKFMENDTRILNDLPTSVEKSDFKIK, encoded by the coding sequence ATGAAAAAAGTACTGATAATTATCATCGTGGCTTTTATATTGATACAGTTTTTCCCGATTGATAAAAATAATCCCGTTGCCACACCGCAGATGGATTTCTTAAAAATTAAGAATACCCCGGAAAAGACGGCGAATTTAATCCGAAATGCCTGTTACGACTGTCACAGCAATGAAACAAAATATCCTTGGTATGCAAGTACACAGCCATTTGGTTGGTTTTTGGAAAGCCACATTAAGGACGGTAGAAAAGACCTGAACTTCTCTACTTTTGCAACTTACGAAACGAAACGGCAGATCAAGAAATTGAAAGAAGCTGTTGAAATGATGGAGAAAAATGAAATGCCGCTGGATTCTTATGTAATCCTTCATCCCGAAGCCAAATTAAATGCGGCGGATAAGAAGCAAGTGATTGATTATTTCAAATTTATGGAGAACGACACGCGTATTTTAAATGATTTACCGACTTCGGTTGAAAAATCTGATTTTAAGATTAAATAA
- a CDS encoding thiol-disulfide oxidoreductase DCC family protein, whose product MTNPDPSKYYVFYDGECGFCNFWVHWILKKDSKNNFLFAALQSDFGQQFLRERNLEVKNLSTLYLWKPEKYYLQKSQAVFKICELIGGSYQLLSYLRFLPTALTDFFYDSVAANRKKLNSGACEIPTAEERKKFIE is encoded by the coding sequence ATGACAAACCCTGATCCTTCCAAATATTACGTTTTCTATGATGGGGAATGCGGCTTCTGTAATTTCTGGGTGCACTGGATCTTAAAAAAAGATTCGAAGAATAACTTTCTGTTTGCTGCTTTGCAATCGGATTTTGGCCAGCAGTTTTTAAGGGAAAGAAATTTGGAAGTAAAAAACCTCAGCACTCTTTACCTTTGGAAACCTGAAAAATATTATTTGCAGAAATCACAGGCTGTTTTCAAGATTTGTGAACTCATCGGAGGATCGTATCAATTATTATCGTATTTGCGCTTTTTGCCTACTGCGCTAACTGATTTTTTTTACGACAGCGTAGCAGCAAACAGGAAAAAACTCAATTCTGGAGCCTGCGAAATACCTACTGCAGAAGAGCGGAAAAAATTTATTGAATAG
- a CDS encoding DUF4290 domain-containing protein: MEYNTSKTHLQMPEYGRIIQQLVERCKEVENRDERNEMAVAIVDFMGQRNPQLRDEENYKHKLWDHLFILAKYDLDVDSPYHILTQEEMKVKPKRMEYPKLQGDFKFYGKSILQLIDKAIELEAGDEKDALIQVIANNMKKSYNVYNKEHVQDEVIFRHLKDLSKNRLDLTILDSLEKSKIYYATNRTNKSYPRNNPKNQNNRKNIQNNKNRK; this comes from the coding sequence ATGGAATACAATACAAGCAAAACGCATCTCCAAATGCCGGAATACGGCCGAATTATACAGCAACTTGTAGAACGTTGCAAGGAGGTTGAAAACAGAGACGAACGTAATGAAATGGCGGTGGCGATTGTAGATTTTATGGGTCAGAGAAATCCTCAGCTCCGTGATGAAGAAAATTATAAACATAAATTGTGGGATCATCTTTTCATTTTAGCAAAATATGATTTAGACGTAGATTCACCGTATCATATCCTAACTCAGGAAGAAATGAAGGTGAAACCTAAAAGAATGGAATACCCAAAACTTCAGGGTGATTTTAAATTTTACGGGAAAAGTATTTTGCAGTTGATCGATAAAGCAATTGAGTTAGAAGCAGGTGACGAAAAAGACGCTTTGATTCAGGTGATTGCCAACAATATGAAAAAATCGTATAATGTTTATAACAAAGAACATGTACAGGATGAGGTGATTTTTCGTCATTTAAAAGACCTTTCGAAAAACCGTTTGGATTTAACCATTTTGGATTCATTAGAAAAAAGTAAAATTTATTACGCAACGAACCGAACCAATAAATCATACCCTAGAAATAATCCAAAGAACCAAAATAACAGAAAAAATATTCAAAACAATAAAAACCGGAAATAA
- the murA gene encoding UDP-N-acetylglucosamine 1-carboxyvinyltransferase produces the protein MSGSFQIRGGKKLHGEITPQGAKNEALQILCAVLLTDEEVRIKNIPDIHDVNRLIEILQDFGVKITKNGHGDYSFQADAVNFDYVKSQDFKQDGAKLRGSVMLLGPMLARYGEAYMPTPGGDKIGRRRLDTHFQGLVELGADFHYDEKESFYTLKAKELHGKFILLEEASVTGTANIIMAAVLAKGKTRVYNAACEPYLQQLCKMLNRMGANISGIGSNLLTIEGVSHLHGTEHTMLPDMVEIGSWIGLAAMTKSEITIKNVNWKELGVIPNTFKKLGIDLEKRGDDIFIPAQENYKIQKFIDGSILTVSDAPWPGFTPDLLSIILVVATQAKGTVLIHQKMFESRLFFVDKLIDMGAQIILCDPHRATVVGLNHEYPLRGTTMVSPDIRAGNALLIAALSAEGTSVIHNIEQIDRGYENIDGRLKAIGADIERI, from the coding sequence ATGAGCGGAAGTTTTCAAATTAGAGGAGGAAAAAAACTGCATGGCGAAATTACGCCGCAAGGTGCTAAAAATGAGGCGCTTCAAATTTTGTGTGCAGTATTGCTGACGGATGAAGAAGTGCGCATTAAAAATATTCCCGACATCCATGATGTGAACCGGTTGATTGAGATTTTGCAGGATTTCGGCGTGAAAATAACAAAAAACGGGCACGGTGATTATTCTTTTCAGGCAGATGCGGTCAACTTCGATTATGTGAAATCGCAGGATTTCAAGCAAGACGGCGCAAAACTTCGTGGATCTGTAATGCTGCTCGGTCCGATGCTGGCCAGATATGGTGAAGCTTATATGCCGACTCCGGGTGGTGATAAAATCGGGAGACGACGATTGGATACGCATTTCCAGGGATTGGTAGAATTAGGTGCGGATTTTCATTACGACGAAAAAGAATCTTTTTATACGTTAAAGGCGAAAGAACTTCATGGCAAATTTATTTTGTTGGAAGAAGCTTCAGTAACGGGAACTGCCAATATTATAATGGCTGCCGTTTTAGCCAAAGGTAAAACCAGAGTTTATAATGCGGCTTGCGAACCTTACCTGCAGCAATTGTGTAAAATGCTCAACAGAATGGGCGCTAATATTTCGGGTATCGGTTCCAATTTATTGACCATCGAAGGAGTGTCTCATCTGCACGGAACAGAACATACCATGTTGCCCGATATGGTGGAGATCGGTTCCTGGATCGGACTTGCTGCAATGACGAAATCTGAGATTACCATTAAAAATGTAAACTGGAAAGAGCTTGGAGTTATTCCAAATACGTTTAAGAAATTAGGAATTGATTTAGAAAAGAGAGGTGATGATATTTTCATTCCGGCTCAGGAAAATTACAAGATTCAGAAATTCATTGACGGTTCTATTCTGACTGTTTCAGATGCGCCGTGGCCTGGATTTACGCCTGATTTACTTTCTATCATTTTGGTAGTCGCTACTCAGGCAAAAGGCACAGTGCTCATTCACCAGAAAATGTTTGAATCCCGTTTGTTCTTCGTGGATAAATTAATAGATATGGGAGCGCAGATTATTCTGTGTGATCCGCACAGAGCCACAGTTGTCGGTTTAAATCACGAATATCCGTTGAGGGGCACTACGATGGTTTCACCTGATATCAGAGCAGGGAATGCCTTGTTAATTGCGGCGCTTTCGGCTGAAGGCACTTCGGTTATTCATAATATTGAACAGATCGACCGTGGTTACGAAAATATTGACGGTAGATTGAAAGCGATTGGCGCTGATATCGAACGGATTTAA
- a CDS encoding hemerythrin domain-containing protein gives MKRHEALVQLSRDHHFGLLLCWKLKEGLKKEVTIDRMSKYIDLFYLQNLKPHFAEEEETIFKVLGEENPLIKEAISQHRIMHKMIENGFKTPEQIEDFRALLELHIRTEERQIFPEIEKQATDEQLQSILKLDHPELKEPEYDDLFWK, from the coding sequence ATGAAAAGACATGAAGCCTTAGTACAACTCAGTCGTGACCATCATTTCGGGCTGTTGCTCTGTTGGAAATTAAAGGAGGGTTTAAAGAAAGAAGTCACCATTGACCGGATGTCAAAATATATTGATTTATTTTATCTTCAAAATCTAAAACCTCATTTTGCGGAAGAAGAGGAAACCATATTTAAAGTTTTAGGCGAGGAAAATCCTTTAATTAAAGAAGCGATTTCTCAGCACAGAATCATGCACAAGATGATTGAAAATGGCTTTAAAACTCCCGAACAAATTGAAGATTTCCGGGCTTTACTTGAACTTCACATCCGAACAGAGGAACGGCAGATTTTCCCCGAAATAGAAAAACAGGCAACTGACGAACAATTACAGTCCATTTTAAAATTGGATCATCCAGAATTAAAAGAACCGGAATATGATGATCTCTTTTGGAAGTAA